TGGCGACCAAGGTCTTCCTGCTCTCGCCCGCCGACGTCGACGTCTCCGCCGAGGAACGCCGCCGCATCGCCGAAAACGGCTTCTACAACCAGAAGTAGGAGAGCCCACTCTCGGGACTCTCGGGGGCACGCCCCTGAAACCCCTGTGGCACGGGGCCGAGCACGCCGCTCGAAGTAAGCCACACCGGGTGCCCGAGAGTTGGGTCGGACCAGAAGTAAACCAAGGCAACGATTTACGTTGCGTCTACGGGGGTTGCGACTTTGTCGCGGGGGATTGTGGGGGAGTCTTGTGCCCGACTTGCCGGGTATCCGAGTGCCACGATGTGTGCCGGTGCGCCGCCCGGGCAGTCATGCGACGACCGTTCAGCTGTGACCGGGGCGATCAGTGTTTCTATTTTGCTGATCATGAGTTCTGAGGCAGAGTGGTGCGGTGGCCCTGTTCCCGGTGCTGAACCTACTGTTGTTCCTCTTCTGGCTGTTGCTGATCAGCCGAGTCATCGTCGAGTTCATCCGCAGCTTCGCGCGAGACTGGCGGCCCACGGGCTTCGTGGTGATCATCCTGGAGGTTGTCTTCACGATCACC
This sequence is a window from Nocardia yunnanensis. Protein-coding genes within it:
- a CDS encoding YggT family protein; protein product: MALFPVLNLLLFLFWLLLISRVIVEFIRSFARDWRPTGFVVIILEVVFTITDPPVKLLRRLIPPVNLGGIRLDLSIMVLLFIVFILMTITGQAGQSIAQV